The following proteins are co-located in the Hevea brasiliensis isolate MT/VB/25A 57/8 chromosome 11, ASM3005281v1, whole genome shotgun sequence genome:
- the LOC110657875 gene encoding DEAD-box ATP-dependent RNA helicase 15 isoform X2, with amino-acid sequence MGETRDNDAYEEELLDYEEEEEKVPDSVTKVNGESAKKGYVGIHSSGFRDFLLKPELLRAIVDSGFEHPSEVQHECIPQAILGMDVICQAKSGMGKTAVFVLSTLQQIEPTSGQVIALVLCHTRELAYQICHEFERFSTYLPDIKVAVFYGGVHIKTHKDLLKNECPHVVVGTPGRILALARDKELSLKNVRHFILDECDKMLESLDMRRDVQEIFKMTPHDKQVMMFSATLSKEIRPVCKKFMQDPMEIYVDDEAKLTLHGLVQHYIKLTELEKNRKLNDLLDALDFNQVVIFVKSVNRAAELNKLLVECNFPSICIHSGMSQEERLTRYKGFKEGHKRILVATDLVGRGIDIERVNIVINYDMPDSADTYLHRVGRAGRFGTKGLAITFVSSASDSDVLNQVQERFEVDIKELPEQIDTSTYMPS; translated from the exons ATGGGTGAAACAAGGGACAACGATGCTTACGAGGAGGAGCTTCTCGATTacgaggaagaagaagagaaagtcccTGACTCTGTTACCAAAGTCAATGGCGAATCCGCCAAGAA GGGCTATGTAGGAATACACAGTTCCGGATTCAGAGACTTTCTTCTGAAGCCAGAGCTTCTACGTGCCATTGTGGACTCGGGATTTGAGCATCCTTCTGAAG TTCAACATGAGTGTATCCCTCAagccatcttgggcatggatgttATCTGCCAAGCTAAATCTGGGATGGGGAAGACTGCTGTATTTGTTCTGTCTACTCTCCAGCAAATTGAGCCTACATCTGGCCAAGTTATTGCCCTTGTTTTGTGTCATACTAGGGAATTGGCTTACCAG ATATGTCATGAGTTTGAGAGGTTCAGTACGTACTTGCCTGATATCAAGGTTGCTGTCTTTTATGGTGGTGTCCATATCAAAACTCACAAGGATTTATTGAAAAATGAATGCCCACATGTTGTCGTTGGGACACCTGGAAGAATACTGGCACTGGCGAGAGATAAGGAACTTTCATTGAAGAATGTGAGGCATTTTATTCTCGATGAATGTGACAAGATGCTTGAATCACTTG ACATGAGGAGGGATGTGCAGGAGATCTTCAAGATGACTCCTCATGATAAGCAAGTTATGATGTTTTCTGCAACACTCAGCAAAGAAATCCGCCCAGTTTGCAAGAAATTTATGCAAGAT CCTATGGAAATTTACGTCGATGATGAAGCCAAGTTGACCCTTCATGGTCTTGTACAG CACTACATCAAATTGACTGAGCTGGAGAAAAACCGGAAGCTGAATGATCTCCTTGATGCGCTGGACTTCAATCAAGTTGTTATTTTTGTCAAAAGTGTGAACAGAGCAGCCGAGCTTAACAAGTTACTTGTGGAGTGCAATTTTCCCTCAATTTGCATCCATTCTGGCATGTCCCAAGAAGAAAG GTTGACACGCTACAAGGGATTCAAGGAGGGGCATAAAAGGATTCTCGTGGCCACAGATTTGGTTGGTCGGGGAATTGATATTGAACGTGTAAACATTGTTATCAACTATGACATGCCAGACTCTGCTGACACTTATCTACATAGA GTTGGTAGAGCTGGTAGGTTTGGCACTAAAGGGCTCGCAATTACATTTGTATCATCTGCTTCAGACTCTGATGTTCTCAATCAG GTTCAGGAGAGGTTTGAGGTGGACATAAAGGAGCTTCCTGAGCAGATTGATACGTCTACATACA TGCCTTCTTAG
- the LOC110657875 gene encoding DEAD-box ATP-dependent RNA helicase 15 isoform X1 → MGETRDNDAYEEELLDYEEEEEKVPDSVTKVNGESAKKGYVGIHSSGFRDFLLKPELLRAIVDSGFEHPSEVQHECIPQAILGMDVICQAKSGMGKTAVFVLSTLQQIEPTSGQVIALVLCHTRELAYQICHEFERFSTYLPDIKVAVFYGGVHIKTHKDLLKNECPHVVVGTPGRILALARDKELSLKNVRHFILDECDKMLESLDMRRDVQEIFKMTPHDKQVMMFSATLSKEIRPVCKKFMQDPMEIYVDDEAKLTLHGLVQHYIKLTELEKNRKLNDLLDALDFNQVVIFVKSVNRAAELNKLLVECNFPSICIHSGMSQEERLTRYKGFKEGHKRILVATDLVGRGIDIERVNIVINYDMPDSADTYLHRVGRAGRFGTKGLAITFVSSASDSDVLNQVQERFEVDIKELPEQIDTSTYSKLF, encoded by the exons ATGGGTGAAACAAGGGACAACGATGCTTACGAGGAGGAGCTTCTCGATTacgaggaagaagaagagaaagtcccTGACTCTGTTACCAAAGTCAATGGCGAATCCGCCAAGAA GGGCTATGTAGGAATACACAGTTCCGGATTCAGAGACTTTCTTCTGAAGCCAGAGCTTCTACGTGCCATTGTGGACTCGGGATTTGAGCATCCTTCTGAAG TTCAACATGAGTGTATCCCTCAagccatcttgggcatggatgttATCTGCCAAGCTAAATCTGGGATGGGGAAGACTGCTGTATTTGTTCTGTCTACTCTCCAGCAAATTGAGCCTACATCTGGCCAAGTTATTGCCCTTGTTTTGTGTCATACTAGGGAATTGGCTTACCAG ATATGTCATGAGTTTGAGAGGTTCAGTACGTACTTGCCTGATATCAAGGTTGCTGTCTTTTATGGTGGTGTCCATATCAAAACTCACAAGGATTTATTGAAAAATGAATGCCCACATGTTGTCGTTGGGACACCTGGAAGAATACTGGCACTGGCGAGAGATAAGGAACTTTCATTGAAGAATGTGAGGCATTTTATTCTCGATGAATGTGACAAGATGCTTGAATCACTTG ACATGAGGAGGGATGTGCAGGAGATCTTCAAGATGACTCCTCATGATAAGCAAGTTATGATGTTTTCTGCAACACTCAGCAAAGAAATCCGCCCAGTTTGCAAGAAATTTATGCAAGAT CCTATGGAAATTTACGTCGATGATGAAGCCAAGTTGACCCTTCATGGTCTTGTACAG CACTACATCAAATTGACTGAGCTGGAGAAAAACCGGAAGCTGAATGATCTCCTTGATGCGCTGGACTTCAATCAAGTTGTTATTTTTGTCAAAAGTGTGAACAGAGCAGCCGAGCTTAACAAGTTACTTGTGGAGTGCAATTTTCCCTCAATTTGCATCCATTCTGGCATGTCCCAAGAAGAAAG GTTGACACGCTACAAGGGATTCAAGGAGGGGCATAAAAGGATTCTCGTGGCCACAGATTTGGTTGGTCGGGGAATTGATATTGAACGTGTAAACATTGTTATCAACTATGACATGCCAGACTCTGCTGACACTTATCTACATAGA GTTGGTAGAGCTGGTAGGTTTGGCACTAAAGGGCTCGCAATTACATTTGTATCATCTGCTTCAGACTCTGATGTTCTCAATCAG GTTCAGGAGAGGTTTGAGGTGGACATAAAGGAGCTTCCTGAGCAGATTGATACGTCTACATACAGTAAGTTATTTTGA